TACTCCCTGGCCGCGGCTGGGGAGTTGTTGTACACCGGATCCGATAGCAAGAACATCAGGGTTTGGAAGAACCAGAGAGAGTTCTCGGGTTTCAAGTCGAACAGCGGGCTGGTGAAGGCGATCATCATCTCCGGGGAGAAGATCTTCAGCGGCCACCAGGACGGCAAGATCCGCGTGTGGAGGGCCTCCTCCAAGAACGCGAGCGTCCACAGGCGCGTCGGCAATTTGCCGACCTTGAAGGACTACATCAAATGCTCGCTGAACCCGAGCAACTACGTCGAGGTGAGGCGGCACCGCAATGCGCTTTGGATCAAGCACTTCGACGCGATCTCATCCCTCAGCTTGAGCGAGGACAGGCTGCTGTTGTACTCTTCTTCTTGGGACAAGACCTTCAAGGTATGGAGAATCTCGGATTTCAAATGTCTCGAGTCGGTCATAGCCCACGACGATGCGGTGAACGCGATCGCCGCGGGCTTCGACAGCTTGGTCTTCACCGGCTCTGCGGACGGGACCGTCAAAGTGTGGCGGAGGGAGTACCAAGGGAAGGGGACGAAGCACTTCTTCTCGCAAACGTTGCTCAAGCAGGAGTACGCCGTCACGGCACTGGCCATAAACTCGGACGCGACCGTCGTGTACAGCGGCTCCTCGGACGGCCTCGTCAATTATTGGGACCGCGAAAAGCATCTCTCCCACAGCGGCGTCTTGAGAGGCCACAAGCTGGCGGTCCTCTGCTTGATCACAGCCGGGAGGCTGGTGCTGAGTGGATCGGCCGACAAGGGGATATGCGTGTGGAGGAGAGACGATGGCGGCCACCACACGTGCTTGTCCGTGCTGACGGGGCATAGCGGGCCGGTCAAGTGCTTGGCCGTGGAGAAGGACCACGACGCTCAGCCTTCGGGCGAGAGGCGGTGGATCGTGTACAGCGGCAGTTTGGACAAGTCGGTGAAAATGTGGAGGGTGTCGGAGGCCGCCCCGCCAATGCAGAGAGTGCAGCAACGCTACACGTCCGACGGGACCGCCATGCCGGCCACCTTACCATACGCTCCGAGTTTCTCCGCACAGGGTAGGATAAGCCAGAAAAAAtcatagaaagaaagaagaccGCAATTTAAAACCAGCTTGTTCATTTGtatatttgattgattgatgccTCTCACAAAGGAGATTATCGCAGTTGATGTAATTTGTGACAATTCCATTGTAATGTTCTTTGCATGGTTGGATTGTTTGGATGAGCGTTTGGCCACAAAATTTGATCATAGTAGGGGTATGTGGTTCTGAGTTTTGTTTAGATTTCATTTGGAACCTACATTGCATAGCAGAAACTTTGAACTTACCATATTACGGGTTCCAAAGTTTATAGAAGTTTCACTTAAATACTTAATTGAACGATTGCAATTGAATTCATCACCTCTAATGACCATGTTTTACTATAATCCATTGACCACAATTCATATCTAAACacatgaaaattatgaaatattaataaagtaaaaatcttagtcATAAATATCAtgggaaataaaaattcaaattaatgattttatATTATACACTCATTATTGGACGTCAGGAAAGAAATGCCACGGGATCACGCAAAGACATAGTACAAGTAAAACATAAATAGTTGTTCTAGATTTCAGGTACCGAGAACTTGGCCGTAGGAAtaggttttttgtttcttggaatcTAGAATCGGACCTTTCTCAAGTTTCCAATTCTACCtaggaccatgctcaccctagACTATAGCCTTTCTCAGTGGTCAACCCTCCCCATTTGACTCATTACCTGAATCTGGCAATCGTGCATGCACCGAAGAACATAGGAAGCCGAAAGAAACCTGGTGCGCGCTTGCTTCGTTTAACCAAACGCGCTGACTTGCAGTACCTTGCGTGCTGCTCGGTTTGATTTCTAAATTGCCAGAATCATCATTGCGCAGGACATTTTGAAGGGACGAGAGGGGGTTACGGTTTGACTTTCTGTAGGCGTCGAATTATCTTTAATGGTGTGGGCAGATCGATCTCGTGAACGATGCGGAGCTACAGAGGTCAAAGGGGTTGGCAACTGGAAGAAGCGATGTTAGAGACATTCTGGTACATTAAGGTTGACAAATGGGAGTGATTAGAGAGAATAATCCAACACCTTTCGGGAGGCTGAATACGACAACAGAAAAATCTATGTTATGGATAACATTATTAGGACGGGAAGAAGCCATGAACGCTcgttgctttattttattataaagaaggaaaaaagtcaTTGGACTGACCCAGGGACTTCATTGCTTTAAACAAGAAGATCTGGGAACGGAATCAAGATATGCTGCTTGTCGGTCGAAATTGCGGAATCATCTTGAGTTTTTTAGAAGGAATGATCTTGACCTTTTTCATTTGGGATTTGATTGTACAGGTTTTAAGTTAGGTtctgtttattttgcaaaaatatttttctcattttccggCATTCGGTTGGCttaggaaaaatgttttccaataaAACTTTGATACGGGAtaatgattttccttttgaaagatttggaaagcatcttttaaaaatatgattaaGTATTGACGTGTGGACCTGAAACTCTATACTCGAGAACAAAAATCTCAACATTAGTTCCTACTTTCTAGAGTTCAGGACTAGGTTGTAGATGGTCAGGCTCGGGACCTTGGTGCTTAGGCCTGGGGCCTCGACACCCACACCCTAGTCCATTAAGGCCACACCCGAACCACTGGTTTTTGTAATCGATGCTCCTTCACTTGAACTCCAATCCATAAAGGCTATGCTCAAGTTCCCAACGCTCGAACTCTATTCCCAACTCGTAGGCTAGGGTTAATAAAGGCTGTGCGTGAGTCCTTGACACTTGGGCTTGGATCATTGATTAATGAAACATTTGTTCttacagatttttttttaattgcttctttcttttacttttctcttttgttctttctttttcgtttcttcctttatcttttttttttatcttttcctttctcctttttgctCCTTTTTCATTCGCCAACTATGTGCCTTGGTGGTGGCTGGCAGCTTCATGATCAGCCATGACACGGGCTAGCAAGTTTGAGGCTAGGCTAATCtaagcgagctcgagcttggccAAGACTAGCGAGTTTGAGCTCACCTATGGCCGTCGTTGAGGCACAATGAAGgtagaaagaataagaaaaagaaagaagatgaaaaagaaagagaaaaaaaataataaaaaaaatttgatttttcgtCGCCTTGGATAAAGTCATAAGAGTTgaatcattttcaaataaattccaaataccaaaaaatgttttcgattacatatcaccaaataaagaaaaactaatcATTTCCATAAAATATGATTTCTAGAAACTATTTTGTCTTATCATAAAGTTTTCCCCATTCCTGGTTGTAGTTTTTGCTCGACTCTTTAAAGCAAAATTTTTCATTGAGCAACAACAGTAGGAGCTTGATAGGCATCGACTACCGGACAATGGTTCGAGTTAATCTTGCACGAAAGTCTCATTGAATACCTACCAAGCTCATGATTCGCTTAATAGTATACTCAAGTTGATTTATAAAGTGGTATATCAAAGTACAAGTAGGCAGGTAACGAAGTATAGATTACATTCCACACTcgtcaaaagtttttttttttttttttgtctaaacaCTCGTCAATGGTTTGCTAACCCATTTTGTCCAAGTTTGTAGACtgattttaatataattagcatcattcATTAGTATAACCAAAAGACATGTCCAAGTTAGGCCGGCATTATAACCAGTCATTGATACCGATGATTCTCACTTATTCTCTCCTTTTGTCTTGTTCTCTTCCGGGTGACTGGAGGACAGGACAATACTCAAAAAGAGCAACATCACATCCATAATTCACTATTGTAACATATGCACATTTGATTGAGAACATCCCAATTACCACTTTGCCTCAATGAAGAAACACtacaacagagagagagagagagagagagagagagagagagagaggacttaTCTTACATTTCTTCATCCATAACATAAAACCCTAATGCAACAGCCAATCCTGCCATGGCCCAACcaaaaaaaacacagaaaagAAACAGCCTATGCTTCCCATTTCCAAAATATCTCTATCAGAGGGAGACACCGGCTGCAACTCCGTAAGGTGCCACCCGACGTCTTCAGTCATCTATAAAGCTGTACCGAGCCTGCTCCCTTGTGCTCAATAAAATATTCTTAGCAGCCCAACCCATTGCTGCGATTTGGTCAGTCACTGTGCGAACACTTCTTTCAGCACGCTGCTTGCTGTCCTCGGCCAACCTAAACCACTCCTTGAAACCAGAATCAGAGACATCGCTGGCCCTTAAAATCTTCTCCCATTGGTTCTTATTCGGAATTAGGGCCTTGCGGATGTAACATGCCTTCAATCATCATGAAAGACACAAGATAATCATAAACTCATAGGTAAAGGAATTGTACAGATTGACTTCCACAAAACTCCAGTGAACGTTAACCAAGAATGGTAAAAAAAATGCCGTTGTAAAATATAGAATGATGAAGTTTATCGCAATACCTGCAAAAGACCCATGATAACATCTGAAGTGCCAGCTCCTTCTCTTAGACAAAGCAGGATATTTCGCTGAATTTCGACAAAATAAGTCACAAAAGATTCTATAGAGAGTTAACAGAGGAAGTAATTTGACCAACTTTCCCTTCAAGTACTCACTTCTGCATTTCTTGCCAATCCTCCAAAGGTCTCCAAGCAGATGAAGTAATAATCTTTGCTATTCACAGATTTCATGACCATCAATGACAACTTGGGAATCTGAACCTTGGTGCTCAAGATCCCTATTCTTATGGGCCAAAAGTCTTTGcctgatttaaaaaaaaaaaaaatcactgttCAAATGCCCAGCTCTTGACACAGTTCATTTGGTCAAGAGGCAGTCAAAATGCAATCACAATACTCACTTTTTGTATTAAATATGTCAATTCCCTCCTTTTTGCTTACTTCAGCAGGCAAAGGTACGTACCCAGACTCGATCCATGTATTTAAGATGATCTCAAGCCTGTCCTGAATATTTTCCCCAGGAATTTGTGTGaaagaggagaaaggaggaagagaaacaagGAACCCTTAGTCAGTTAGTTGTAGATTCTAATGAGGTTTCCCTCCTGCTCATAATACAAAAGAAAACGATGGAACCTAGATGTCATGAGGTTTGGATATAATCTTTGTGTTTTTTTGGAAATACAGACAGAGAGAAGTATGACCAGACTTGATACCATTCTTTGTCACCAATTATGTACAAGTCTGAAGGCtatatgttcttttttaatgaagaaTGTATGTAAACAAGGGTAAACAAGGACAGAGACATGTAGTACTTTCCCAAAACATATAAACAGGGGTCCCTGATGAGCTTTTACTTTTTCGCTAGACAACTAACTTCAAAACATATTCTGAATTAAAAAATGGTCATTCATTATGCAcaatgagaaaatgaagaacagTGAATCTCACTATCGCAATATAGAGGAGGTTGACAAACAAAAAGCAGCTCCTTAATATCACTAAAAGTCTAGGACTTAGGACCACAGTTCAAAAGTCGTGCTCACAAAATGTTGTGTGTGTACTaaggaattttcttttccattgcctatgaatgaaataaaaatcctaaaatctaTAGGATGATACAAACTGACCTTAGTTAGTGTTTGCAGGTGGACATGCTTGAGTCCCTGATATATTCCCAAAAGGTCTAGTGCTGCGAAGATAGGGTATACCACAAAAGGTAAAGCTGCAAGTAATCTAACACATAAAGGTTAGAACCGTCAAAATGCAATTACCATAAACTCCTGGTTTGAATCTGGCCAAGAAAAAAACCCTACTAGTTTGGTTAAAACATTCCCAAATTAAATCCAATATTGGTACAAAAGTTAACAGAACACAACTAGTAGAAGCAATATAAGGATGCTAAGATTCAAATTAGGCTTCAACTGCTGGCAGCCTGAGTATGTGGTTAAAACCATATAGTGCATGTTGAAATAGCCATGACTGTCCCTATCCTATACAAGTTCCACGTGTGATATTAAGAGCGCTGTGAAGCACACAAATAACTTCACCAAAGAGTTGCATTTCTGGAGTAAGAAATGTGTGAGAAGTTCTTGCAGCAGCACTAACTCgcaataaaatgaattatgGCTCACAGAACTTGAGGGACTTATGTACAAAATACTGACCAAAATAGAAGGAAAGGCAGGAAATATGAACCTTTGATTGTTCTTGAATGACATGTTAAGAAGTGCAGCAAGCATAAGGCCAAGATTATCAAAGCACACTGTTTGAATCTGAAAGCAACCGAGAGGAAATCATGAAAACTTCTTTTCACAGAAACGCAAGCAATGGCAAAAAGGAATATACTGGAGCCTGACCTGCGCTTTTGCAGAAACTTCACCAAGGTTATCAGCTACAGCAAAGCTCCGATGAACAGCAGACTTCCGAAGAAAATGACAGCCACAAAGCAAAAACATTCAAGTCAAAAGTGAAGATGGCGTATATATGCCAAGACATCAAGAGAAAGGTTCATGAAGTGGATAAAATTGGTGGAAAAactaaggaaaaaataaattaagaccAAAGATGGATCTCATGGTTGCAAATAATTAGGCCATGACATACCTAACAAACAAGAGTCCAAAGAAACACTTTCGGTTGATAGGGCATAAGAAAGGAACTCAACAAGTTATATGATGTCCACATGGTGTCAAACCAGACACCATTGCAAAGGAGCTAGATTAGGTTCAGTTCACATTCCATTAAGCCAACTGTGATGCTTGTGATACAGATATTCACATGACCGCTTTATGCAAGTAAAAGCAGGAAGTGCGAAAAAACGGAGAACTAAAAATGCTAGAACTCATGTATCTCATTCAACAACTTTTTGAGCTGTCTCTACTTCTGTGTTACCAgatcttctcatttctattctagaaagtACACGCAAGCTTTGGCCCCTAAACCCCAAGTTCCAATCTCTCACCTACTTGACTTGACCCAACTTATGATTAATTTTCCACAAGGCTCTAAACACCATGCAGTGGGGAAAGCACTTTTCACCCACAGACATACATTTGGCTTagcatgaaaaatattatctaacacACATATACAAACAATTTTactatattttaaaataaaaataaagaacatgCAGCCAGTTCATCCAGGCATCATATCAACAAGATACATTATAGAGGATCCTTTTCAATATCTGGAACATCATAAATGAACAGGGGCAGATTCTTACACCAGTGGCCAAATAGCATGCGAGGCTGATTTGTTTTGCAATGTTGGCTATGGATGCAAGAAGCAGGAAGTATTGCGGGAATACAGGAGTCAGCAGCTCCACACCAAAACTCAAACTGAAGATAACGGATGTTGAGAACCGAACCCTCTTCAAATAAAATAACTCATCATCAGAGATATATCAAGACATGAGTATTAACACACTACTGCAATCACAAAATGCAAGATTTCCGCCCTACTTGCCACTATCATATCTAGCCACCATATAGCAGTGAGGTAACAATTTAACATTAGAACTATGAATAGCAAAGACTATcgacaagaaggaaaaaggttTTCACTACAATGCAGAGCGGAAGGATGCTAAAACTAAAAGTGAAACCTTCAAGTTGGTATCAAAAGCAGATGCCAGGCTAGCAGTGTAAATGCACCTACTCAGCCGTCCGAGTCCATCTTTCAAGACCCAATTGAATGCAGCAGCCGAGGGCAGTGATCGAGAGTATCCAATCCCTATAGCTCGGAACATCGCCTGAAATTCcaaacaatcaatcatcaaactAACTTCTCAGAAAGCAACATCTTGCAAATGAAACATCGACCTTCCGCTAAATACGCACAGTACATTTCGAGCACGTAAAAGCATTTCAAATACATAATCGGGTTACCCGAGCAATGATTCTTCATAATCCAAGAATACAAATAAGCAGAGCCAAAGAAACCCACCAAGCTAGTGTTTTTTCACACATTTTCATAGGAAAATCGAAAAAGCTTCCGGATTACCTGAGTAGCAAGAACCTGAAGAGCCGAGCTGAAGACGCGGTGCAAGAGCTTCCACTTGACATAGCCCATGTACCCCGCGCCCACTCGCTTCGGGATGAAGAAATCCCTCACGAGCACCCCGCAGGCCCTCCCCAGCTTCCGAGCCCCGCCGTCGAAACCGAGGCCGAGCGACGCCGCCCCGCCGTCGACGCTCACCAGCCGCAGGCAATCCCCATCCCAGACGTACCTCGACACCTTCCCGGACTCCCTAACCACCACGGGGagcttcgccgccgccgccacgggTGAAGAAGTGGGTccgaagccgccgccgccgtctccgcGGAGTTCATCCTCCTCCGGGCCGGAGTGGAGCGGGGTCCTCAGGGAGGCGACGACGGCGGTTCTGGGTTTTCTCGAAACGGGCGTTCGGGGTTCATGGCGccggcgaggaagaagacgggGGTGGCGTGGATGGGGCGCCGTGTGGAGAGGGGATTGCATGAGAAAGAATCGAACGGGTCCGCGTTCACGGAGGAGGACGGGAGGGAATTCGCCGGAGAGACGGAAAGAGCTTGGAGTGGGGGAAGCTCGTGACGGCGGGAAGCGGCGGCTCCGACCGCTTCGCTCCGCTACGAACGGGCgtctcttttgtttttatgtgCGTGTGTTTTCCCTCGCAAGTTGCAGGATTTTGCAATGGAGGTTTTAGGAAAGGTGAACAGAATCCTCCCCTCtcatttgttgattttgtttgcatttattattattatttttatttttttctcctgaTTTAAATTTGGGAGTTCTTGTCTCCCAGTCTAATTTTCGATTTGAGGGTTTGAATTCTCTTGACCTAGTTCCAGGTTTAGATACTTTTTTTCTCCAGATCTAGATTTTGGAGTTCAATAAATATGTTTTTAGATATTTTCACCGCTCTGTTCGTGTACAGATTTTTGCCTCTGGTCTCAATGATGATTGTAggcatatgctcctcctccatGTGATAGATCTGTGTTTATTTTACTTACTATGGTTATTTCCGTACAATGATAATGTAGAGAAAGTTGAACCTAGGCATGCATCATCAATTGGCAATGTCGTAATTATTGAAGAAGTAATTTTCAGCATGTGTTTATCACTGACAAAGACGCGAGATTCAATGATTAGTCACCAATTTTGTTTGACGGATCTATTCATGTGAAACGAGTTTGCACTTAATTTTGCAATTGCTCCATTAATCATTCTTGTGTTCTATATTTAGTTTTGTTTATTAATGCtctatttcaatttattttgtcataaaGACTATATATTTCTGCATcattttgagtaatgaatacaatttttttgagaaaaaagctaatcaataaataaatgctttttttttcttttgagataagTATAgtgaaagttctaaaatttgttatgaaaaataagtcttaaaactttcaaaaattacaattaagtcttaaaacattttacaaataagtcttaaaatttttaaaaagtgcaattgatgcctaaaatttgtcacataagtataattaagtcttacaattttgaaaaaatgtaatTGACCTAAGGATTTGATTGAACTATTTTAACAcgttttatgacttgattgcacttttaaaaaattttagaacttaatcgcgcttttgtgacaaattttataacttaattaaattttttgagagtcttaagattcaattacatttttgtgataaattttagaactttcaatacacttattattattttttttataattatgttaCTTTtactatctattttttttttcagttgaaAGCCTTACTATCTAGTTCACAATACAAAAATTAACACAATGATTAATTTGCCGATCCAATGTTATATTAGAAAACCACTTTGTCTTTGTGAATTAACACTACCAATATGTTATTACAGTTACCGTATTATCCAAGTGTTGTGAGAAATTGTATAAGCACACCATTTGCACTAACAAATAAACAAGATGATGTCTATTGCAGCTCTATTATGTTGTTCAAGTGCGGACACTTAGAGTATCAAAACTTGGCATAAGgggcacttaagtgccaaaagtatAGAATGTATAATCAAGTGTcaaaattagagcaaaatgaatcaatcaaatGTCAATGGTAAaagattttggccaaaatgccGATGTGGTGTTTTTCCAACGAGACAAGTTTGATTAGTCGAAAATGATGTCGTCTTACACGCCGACATGGCTAATAAGccaaaaatgacatcattttgcctcggatttgaatttgaatataaatattaattaaattaaatttaaaactaaattatttatataaaaaaaaaaacggaggagATTATGTAACGGCAAAGGCTGTGCAAGCCCTCACCGTCGCCTCCCACCATCATTGGGAAGGGTCGCCAtggtgggggagggttggccaaGATCTGGGCGACGGTGGGGAGGTGGTGGCAAGGGCTTGCAGAGCCCTCGCCATTCTAcaatctcctcctctctctttaattatttagttttaaatttaatttaaaaaataccatgtaaaattattattaaaaaaataccatGTAAGATTTCCGGCACTCTTCGCTTAAATGTcccatttttcaaagaaaatgacacTTATATATATCTTTCGTAACTTTTTGCATTAATGTCCCACTTGCGCTGTATTTCTGTGTTGCTGCACCAGCACTGCATCCCCTGTTCATCCTCACTTTCTAAGGGCTGTATCAAACTTCCGAAGTTAATGTCTTTTGTTCACTGAGAACTTCACGGGCTACGAGTCTCTGGATTCAGGTCTTACAGGGTCAGCCGGTCGCTACGTCCAACCTCGGCAAACCGTGTCCGCTCGAGCACACCGAGTCAGCAACTGCAAGAAGCTTCGTCCTGAACATCTCAAGCTCCTAAATTCGGTGATCAAGACAGATCGGAATTGATGCGCTATGCGAGACCTAGCCTGAGGGGTGGGAAGAAGTCTGTACATTGTCTTTTGTTCCAGCGAGACACAAAGTTTGCTGGGCCAAACTTATCATCAAGAAGCACACCTTACTTGGTTTTGGTGGTGTTGCAGTAGAGGGCTCAATGTATAGAACGAATTAAGGGGTATTTGCTGGTAGTTGCCTTTTATTAGGCGTCCAATTTTCAGGCAATATTCTGGATGTGTATCGTAAGAAGGACCATACGGGGCAATTTGGCGACTCTAGCATAGTCCTCCTTGTCCTGCACATTGACATGCAGTGCAATTAAAATCTGTACTACCATTCGCTTTTTGCATTCGGCATTGAGCTCCGTGTAACTATTGATGCACCATCCCCATATCCTTCCAAGGACTGCATGATCATGTTTCGAATCCATCCAGATACAAACAATCTCCCAAATCTGTCTTCCAATCTGGCCAGGCCATTGCTCTCAGTTGTACGCTCACATCGTCATCTTTCACCAATGCTAGCCAATGTCCAGTGCAATCTGCGGGTCGAATTGAAGAAGTTCCTGATCAACCCCTTTTGCAGTTGCACTGTACGCCTTTTTTCGTTGTCTGTTGCACTGGTTTTGATATGATACAATGAGTGATTTAAAAGA
This region of Eucalyptus grandis isolate ANBG69807.140 chromosome 8, ASM1654582v1, whole genome shotgun sequence genomic DNA includes:
- the LOC104416746 gene encoding protein JINGUBANG, whose product is MKSLRGGRIFSDEKSVHGKGFDRLKAPEEPDDFSARASNSSTTSPCDVESPTVADSSPAEAATSPFAKSPWSCHAAPAMDESFDYSPNVLMGSLVREEGHIYSLAAAGELLYTGSDSKNIRVWKNQREFSGFKSNSGLVKAIIISGEKIFSGHQDGKIRVWRASSKNASVHRRVGNLPTLKDYIKCSLNPSNYVEVRRHRNALWIKHFDAISSLSLSEDRLLLYSSSWDKTFKVWRISDFKCLESVIAHDDAVNAIAAGFDSLVFTGSADGTVKVWRREYQGKGTKHFFSQTLLKQEYAVTALAINSDATVVYSGSSDGLVNYWDREKHLSHSGVLRGHKLAVLCLITAGRLVLSGSADKGICVWRRDDGGHHTCLSVLTGHSGPVKCLAVEKDHDAQPSGERRWIVYSGSLDKSVKMWRVSEAAPPMQRVQQRYTSDGTAMPATLPYAPSFSAQGRISQKKS
- the LOC104457237 gene encoding protein root UVB sensitive 4; amino-acid sequence: MQSPLHTAPHPRHPRLLPRRRHEPRTPVSRKPRTAVVASLRTPLHSGPEEDELRGDGGGGFGPTSSPVAAAAKLPVVVRESGKVSRYVWDGDCLRLVSVDGGAASLGLGFDGGARKLGRACGVLVRDFFIPKRVGAGYMGYVKWKLLHRVFSSALQVLATQAMFRAIGIGYSRSLPSAAAFNWVLKDGLGRLSRCIYTASLASAFDTNLKRVRFSTSVIFSLSFGVELLTPVFPQYFLLLASIANIAKQISLACYLATGSAVHRSFAVADNLGEVSAKAQIQTVCFDNLGLMLAALLNMSFKNNQRLLAALPFVVYPIFAALDLLGIYQGLKHVHLQTLTKDRLEIILNTWIESGYVPLPAEVSKKEGIDIFNTKSKDFWPIRIGILSTKVQIPKLSLMVMKSVNSKDYYFICLETFGGLARNAERNILLCLREGAGTSDVIMGLLQACYIRKALIPNKNQWEKILRASDVSDSGFKEWFRLAEDSKQRAERSVRTVTDQIAAMGWAAKNILLSTREQARYSFIDD